GGAGCTCATGAAGCTGATGAAGCTGGTGAATTTTGTGTCACAGAAAAATGATATATACTGGAATGCATGCAAGGATTAAGACTATGAACACTGAACCCAGATGATAAGACGGCTCGATGCAAACATTCATTGGTGAGGACAGATGTTTCTACATTAGATTTGAAGCTCGTCGGGAGTTGGATGGAGTCTGTGAACCCTGTTCACCCACACTAATGCACAAAAATGACTTGGGAAACTCTGACGATGAGGCTCATTTTGAAATCTCTGACGTGGAAGACTAAACAGAGTTGAGTGGATACTTGCTGTGTGAAAAGGCTGCACACCTGTGTGAGGCTGAGCGCAGAGGTCGGAGAAAGCTGAACAGCTTGGATATGAAGCAACAGGTCGCACTCTTACAGGCCGCTAATTACTTCCCTTTGTGGAGGCGATCAGGTTTTTGACCGCAGTGGAGTGACCTGGAAAAGCCAGTGAAgctgtgtgtgagcaggagAAGTTGGGGAAGAGACATCAGCTTGCTACTATGAcgagaagtgaaaaaaaagaggtaTGTAAATGTTTGAGATCAGAGACGATTCAAGCCGAAATGTTGCGTGGATACGCgcgcaaaacagcagcatgaatgaactagAGGCAGGAGACAATCGTATTTAGAAAGGCAGCAGCAAGATGATAAGCTAACAACAAAGGTGTGTCGCTGTGCTATTGGACAGCTGTGGCAGCTGATCTAATGACGGCCCCAAATAATGATAGGCCATTAAGAGTAAGCATGAGTGAGACTGGTGAATGAAAGGATGGTATGAGACTTAAACTAAGGACTAAGCATGCAAAAGAGTAGTCTTCCTGTCTGAACTTTCCGAAGAGCTTCTTTTGGCAGCATTTATCCTGAACCAATCATGATAACACAGAATGGTGATGTCTAGCCCTATGTTATGATGGTCAAGTATTACAATGATACCATATACAGCATCATAAACTGCTCAGGTGAAGAGTTAATGGTAAATTCAGGTATGTTGTGAAAAGGAAACTAGATAAGCTTAACCATAGCAGTCTTAAAGCTAGTGGGGACAGGACCAGTCATAAACTACAAATGTACAATATTCAACTGGCTTGGTGTCCAGGAGGCAGGGAGTTTGAAACCAGATTAGAAAGTATCTCAAGAGAGATACATTCACAATTTGTAAGAACTGAGACTAATCAGCATACGGATGTTTTACAATCAAATTTGCAGATCCTATCAAATTTCCTGCCCCAAAACCCCACACCAGCCACCATGTGTTGTATTCAAGCACTGTCATAAACAAATGCAAGCTACTGCTACACGGTAGGTTACTATGAGAAAGCAGTCTGCCGCAGGGCTAACTTCTACTAAGCATGCAGTACTGCTTAAATGCTTAAATTGTTATGTTGATGTAgctgagtctgtctgtctttcaccAACCTTAAATGTCTTCATAGTTGCAGGTTACCAGGTTGTAGCAGAGGGAACTTTACGACACACAAAAAACACGAGCGCGGCTGGGCTAGGGCCTCTCTGtatggagtttgcatgttctccccgtgcTTGCGTAGGTTTCCTCCAGGTGCTCCACTTTCCCCCACCATCGAAAAATGCACATTAGGTTAATTCTCCAGCCACTGGCCTCGGCCGAGACACTGGCAGTGTCTgttggctgcccactgctctCAGGGGATGGGTTGCATGCAGAGAACCAGTCTCACTACGTTGTACAGTGTATGACTGTATGTGGTTAATAAAGACTCTTCTTCTAATATGTGTGACTATAATGATTAACATATTATTTGATTTTAGTATTTGAagagcacatttttatttgaatttccaGGAAAAACTTGGCAGCTAATTGTTgtaatgatgatgtgatgtgattgggtaacattacttttttttaaattattttttgacctttatatggctttattgataggacagcttcagagatgacaggaaacaggatgagagagaggggtgacacgcagcaaagggcctcAGGGCCTGCAGcaaggacaaagcctctgtacatgggacgcccgctcttccaactgagctaatgggccAACTTTTCcaaattttaaaagtaactcattacgTTACAAGGTTACTACCATTAAAAAGTAGCTTGTTACGTTTCTGTGTTATTTACTGAGAAAAGTCACGTGTTAGAGAACTTTCATTCAGCTAACAATCTGACTGTGAACTGGgcagaggcatacagtattaggcacagctgtttcaatgaaaacaatacaacaaggGCTCTTATAGTTGAGTATATGATGTTCAAACATGCAACTAATGAACCCGTAAACTATGAGTGCTTACATAGAAACCATAAAAGCACAAACACGATGAAAGTGAACACATTCTATATAAGACAAACTATATAAGTTTATTTAGgcttttcaaacacacagacaatgtTCTGATCTCTAGTTTACTTTATTCCAAAGTAGTAATTGTAAGGCAGGAGAAGGTTTTCAAAACCTGTGTCCGACAGTCGCTTCCTCTCGGGGGTCAGGACAAGACTTCCAAGGCTAAAAAGCCTCTCCACGGGCACACTGGatggcagcatttttttttccagtaacaGATTACCTTTATTAAAAACTAACTAACTGAATAatggattacttgaattgcagaactaaCGCATTACGTTACTCTTTACATCAAAAAAGTAATCATAGTACTCTTAACggattactttgtaacaagttacccccaacactggcAATGAGGGTCTACTTAGTGACAGGATTATGTATCACTTTACCTTGAGGAGGCACAAAGAGGAAAcaaatgattaagtaattagtgaACAATGAGTGAGTGTGAATGACCAGTTTGTACCACTCAGTGGCTGGTGCAAGGGAAACTGGGAACAGCTCTTTagtatgttgattcacagatatctatgaactaatcattacctaatcaTTCACTATTATAGTACATTCAGGAATtattcattaaatatttatcatttGTCAAATCCTGACTCATTCCTCACTCGTTTCCtcatatttttatgtttcttatTATGTTACCAAGGAAAGATTGTGGACTACTAAAACAAGTTGCTACTAAGGCGTTAACACAAACACCTTTTTCATTCTAATTTAAGTCTTGTCCCTACCTAAATCACCTGCTGTAATGTGACATTGGCTAAATGCTCAGCAGAATGAAGAGTTTAGTTTTAGAGGAGCACTGCAGATAAGAAGTGGGTGATAATCATATCATGTGAGtttaacactcacacacatattcacatcTTACATCTTTCACAGTGGTACCTGTCATTGTCTTTCTGTAAAAACAATGTGCCATTAATTAACAGATGAAATTAATTATATGAGATTTATTCCACAGACATATAAATTTAATCCAGAGTGGATGAGAGcaaattggattcatcacatTAACACAACGACACAAACAATTATTGattaacacatttctttttacttGTGATGATCATATACAAGATATGAAACAGTTACTCTTAAACACACTTGATAATAAGTGATACCAATAGACATGTAGTGCACATAGTTACTGTAATAAGTTGCAACACCTACATTTAATTTTACCAGTAGACCTTCACATGGTCCTACATTCAGATACACAACTGATTTAACATTGGAACACGTGAAAAAATAACATGACAGTGATatgaaagtatgaaaaaatatatatttccaGTGCTACAATAGTAATTAATGCCCATATACCAAAACAAAATCCATAGTGATAGATAACGATGATTAGTCCAGTATCCATGACGGGACTCAAATAAAAACGGCAGAATAAATTCTCTACAACTGTAAAAAGTTTTTCTCTTAAGCCTCGAGGTGCTCACAGACCTCACTACCAAAACAATGTCCATTTTAGTTACAATGAACATTGTAAAGTTTCTGAAGTAATGAcaatcaaaaacacaagataGACAATATTAATATTGGTTCATAAAACCTACTAGAGCCAAAAACAATGGCTTACATTTTCTGCAACACCTTCCAAGAGGAAGTTTGTGTCTTAAACATTGGGTAGgcaaggttttgtttttcagacagGCCATACAGGTATTTCTAGTTCttataaaaacagcttttttcctTTCTACCCACGTCAAGGTAACCGATGCCTCACATGCCCATACCAATGTCCTCAATCTTCCAGCCGCTGGAGTTCTTTCCAAATTTATAAACGAGCCTTCGGCCGTCGACTCGCTCCAGGATCTCCCTCTTATAGTAATACCTGAGGGAGGAGGGTCAGTTAGTTCAGCTTTACGATACAAAGTATGTCCATCATCTGCTGTACTTTAATAGTTAGTTTACACTTAGTAAATGAAAATTTCAACAGTAGTTTCCAGTCCCTTTTATGATATTCTTCCACTGTGACCATATCAGGATTAAAGGAGTATTTCAACCATTTCCACATTTAAATATATGCCTACTAGTCATTGGGAAATTACTAAGGCCTCTCAAAACAGTTCTATAATATCTTGTGTGGCTTTGACAATGGACATTGTCTgtgttattatttcattttgtgtcagtGTCTTGAACTTCTGAACCACATGTCTGTATGCTGAATTATTTGAGACTCAAACAGATACGAGTGAAAGCTGATGAAAGTCTTCCCTATTGCTTGCTACATGAACTCACCTCATGGCACGGCTGAGTTTCTCATATGTCAtgctgctgttcttcttcttctgaccCCACATCTGAGCCACAGCCTCAGACTTGAGGAACTTAAAGACACCCTCACGACGGTCTTCCCACTTCATCAGGCCCTGGTTTCTTTCTGGGTGGATGAGAATGTCCCTGATGAACTCCCATAGGTGAGTGCCACGAGGCGCTGCAAACAAGGAGGCACAGTGAACTAAATGTGCGTGCATGGATGTAGAAGCATAAGCTGCAAGTCAAACAGATATGTATCTGCAATctgatggaaatgcaaaatagaATGTGTGAAACAGCTACGCAGTGTTCATCTACAGATGAATGATACAGTATGCTGTTTGTCCACACATGGCCtcaccatgtttgtttttctttgaactGGCAtaaatgctgctgctgtgctctcTGCTGAGTTTAGGAGGCCGGCCCCGTGGTCGCTTCAGTCGAGACTCTCCTTTCTCTGTTTTGATGTGCTCCTCTGTCAACACAACAGTTAACTGTCAACAGTTTATTTAGGTTGGAAGCTCAGTGTCACTGCTGAGACTGTGGAATGCATCAAAGCTTACAAACAATGACTGCTTACTCACTTGAAATCAGGGGGTAGGAGAACTCCGGGTCTGATTCACCACTGCCAGACTCTGGTGAGCCAAGGCTTGAGAAGCCAAATATGCCACCTGAACACATGAGAGACATGTTTGAAATATCTGTAATTCTTGAGAAAGTGAGATGCAGAATAGTTGAGCATGATAATAGCAATTTGAGGATGAAAGTCTTACTGTTTGAGGAGCTGTACTCGCTGTCGGACTGATTGTCAGACAGGTACTCAGTGTCTCCCAGAGGTGTCATGGGCTCCATGGTCAAACTGGTCAGGTCATAATCATCCCTGTAGTCAAACTCTCTCTTAGTGACAGCTCCTTCAGCTGTTGGTAGAAAGTAGCAACATTAGCCCACACAGTATCTATCCATGTAGTGCTAGGATGTAAAATAGTCATACAATATGTACCTTGGCCAATTACAATGGTGCTGAGCAAAGGGAAGTTTAGGTTGTCCAGGAAGTTGTCTAGTAGCAGGCAGGTCTCGCTCAGCTCTGGTCCTGACAGGCTCTGCAAATCTGTGAGGCCAAAAATGACGAGATGaataatgttatattttagCTGTGAACTTTATTCAtccaggagaagaaaaaggcaAATGTGAGTGGAACTACAGTTTATTTCTGGCGTCTGTGAACAGAGACCAAAACTCAGGGTTTTGGGTCATTTCTAGGTTTGTTCATATTTAACTGGCAAATTTAATTTAtagatgaaaatgtatcttAATTTGATCAAAATGTAGGCCAATTTTGTCTGTGCTATGTCAATCAATCAGTTATAAACCAGCAATCGGACAATTTAAGGATAAATCCCAACTGACAGATGCAGTTTTACCATATTTGGTCTTGTGTTCCTGCAGACTCTGGTGGAGGTGTGGGCCGAGCTGCGGG
This Pagrus major chromosome 6, Pma_NU_1.0 DNA region includes the following protein-coding sequences:
- the elf3 gene encoding ETS-related transcription factor Elf-3, whose product is MSSLCLSSVLTRANLTMYQTGVPDVLPQQPSVLPSINTLQITNPEYSSNISGHRYRQTSPQCWTADNVLDWISDHVESTNFDASTLSLAYCTMDGPTLCQMNRDQMIGVFGPQLGPHLHQSLQEHKTKYDLQSLSGPELSETCLLLDNFLDNLNFPLLSTIVIGQAEGAVTKREFDYRDDYDLTSLTMEPMTPLGDTEYLSDNQSDSEYSSSNSGIFGFSSLGSPESGSGESDPEFSYPLISKEHIKTEKGESRLKRPRGRPPKLSREHSSSIYASSKKNKHAPRGTHLWEFIRDILIHPERNQGLMKWEDRREGVFKFLKSEAVAQMWGQKKKNSSMTYEKLSRAMRYYYKREILERVDGRRLVYKFGKNSSGWKIEDIGMGM